One Trichormus variabilis 0441 genomic window, CAAGAGACGCTACGGCCACGGCAATCAGCCTGTTAACTTGCCGCAGCCAGTGATGCCGATGTACCAAAGCAACTGGCACTCACCCACCCCCAGTTTTTCACCTTACCGCAATCGCTGGAAAGGGAAGTTTTATCCGGTAGTTTTTTGTTTGTTGGGTTTTGGGGTTTTGGGATACTTGGATGTGGTGACAAAGTTCACCAGTCCTTTGGTATCGCGCAATAATTATGCTCAACAAGCGCTGATGCCTAAACAAGCTAATAGTAATACCGCCCTGAGTTTTGCAGAGTATTATCAACAGGGTCATGCTGCTTACCAAGTGCGTGATTATAAACAGGCAGTAGATAACTTCACCCATGCCATTCAGCAGGAACCAACAAACGCCAAAGCTTTGGTGAACCGAGGTAATGCGCGTTATAACCTGAAAGACTATGAAGGTGCTTTAGCCGATTACACTGTAGCTTTGCAAATTAATCCCAATGAAATCAAAGCTTTTGTGAATCGGGGTAACTCCCGCTTGATGCTGGCTGAATATAGTAATGATCCTGACCAACAGTATAGATTAGCGATCGCCGACTTTAATCACGCCCTGAAACTCAACGAGAAGGAAGCCGAAGCTTATATCCGCCGGGGAATTGTCCGGTCACAAATGGCTAAATATAGCAGCGATACCATTAAAGATTACCAAGAAGCGATCGCCGATTTTGACCAAGCCCTGAAACTTAACCCCGCTAAAACCGAAGCTTACTTTCAGCGTGCTTCTGTCCGCTATCTCATTGCCCAATATACAGGTGATTCGACCAAGGAATATGATCAGGCGATCGCAGATTTTGATCAAGCATTAAAAATTAACGACAAACTAGCCAAAGTGTATCTCAAACGTGGTATGGTGCGCTACGAATTAGCACAAATTACTAGTAATAAATCTGATGCCAATAATGCCAAAGCTCTTGCAGATTTACAGCTAGCCGCCAAACTTTCTTTAGAACAAGAAGATACGGAAAGTTATCAACAAGCACTCAGCAGTATCTGTATCATTGAGGAAAGCAAATGTAATGCTTTATTCCAAAGCTCTACAATGCGAGGATATGCCAGCACCGACTTGACAGCAAAACAGTAATTAATTGTTAGTTGTCAGTTGTCAGTTGTCAGGTGTTAATAATCAATCATTTACATCGTCATTCGATTTATACCAATTGGCAAAAGAATGGGACAAATGAACCATCTGTAGAGACGCGATTCATCGCGTCTTCTTCACCCAAGGATGTGTTGCAATCATTAATTGAATTGGTATTAATTTTTGTTGGCTTAGTTTGTGCCTACACTGAAAAAATCAAGTGTATATAGGGTGTGTTATCACTTAGGGTAACGCACCCTACGTGTATTGTAAAATTCCAGGCAATGTTCAATATTTCATCGTTCATAATTTATCCCAAAACCTTTTATTCTTCACCACTGACAACTGACCACTAACAACGGACAACTAATAATTAATTCATTCACTAAGCTTTCATATCTAAAAGATTTATATTTACTTATTCTTTATACAAAGGCTCAGAAAAACAGTTAGATTATGTACGGAGAAAAATAAAAGAGAAGTAAATTTTTCTCCCATCCATGTGCATCCTCTTCATCCCGATATTCAAAAATTAATCTAACTGCAAATCCCCAAGGTAATTGTATGAAAGCGGTGATTTTGGCTGGAGGGCTTGGTACACGCCTCAGTGAAGAAACCAGTATCAAGCCTAAGCCGATGGTAGAAATTGGTGGTAAGCCAATTCTTTGGCACATCATGAAAACTTATTCTGCCCACGGCATTAATGATTTTATTATTTGTTGTGGTTACAAAGGTTACGTGATTAAGGAGTATTTTGCTAACTACTTCTTACATATGTCTGATGTAACTTTTGATATGCGTTTTAACCAAATGAATGTCCATTCTGGTTACGCTGAACCTTGGCGTGTCACATTGGTAAACACAGGTGATCATACTATGACTGGTGGACGCTTAAAGCGTGTCCGCGAACATCTGGGTAATGATACTTTTTGTTTTACCTATGGTGACGGTGTATGTGATATTAATATCACCGAATTAATTAAGTTTCATCAAGAACAAAAGAGTTTAGCAACCCTGACAGCAGTCCAACCAGCAGGGCGTTTCGGCGCAATTTCTCTGGGATACGAACAAACTAAAATAACTAGTTTCCGGGAAAAGCCCGAAGGTGATGGTGCTTGGATTAACGGTGGTTATTTTATCTTAGAACCAGAAGTTATAGATTTAATTGCTGATGATGCTACCGTTTGGGAGAAAGAACCACTAGAAAAGTTAGCAGATATGGAAGAATTATCTGCTTTTAAACACAGTGGTTTTTGGCAACCAATGGATACATTGCGCGATAAAAACTATCTAGAGGAGTTATGGAAGAATAACCAAGCTCCTTGGAAGGTTTGGTAATTAAAAGTACACGGAATTCAAAAAAATATTTTGGCATTTTGTCCCTTCTAATTTTGACTTCCGTTGTAAGGTATTGTTGACTGATTTAGTGTAATTTTTGCAGTAATAACAATGTACGATTTTACCATTGTTGGTGGGGGCATAGTTGGGTTATCCACAGGGATGGCTTTAGGTAAGCGTTATCCCCAAGCAAGAATTTTAGTATTAGAAAAAGAAAGCCAGTGGGCATTTCACCAAACTGGTAATAATAGTGGTGTAATTCACTCTGGAATTTATTACAAGCCTGGTAGTTTTAAAGCTAAATTTTGCCGTGATGGTAGAGACTCAATGGTAAAGTTTTGCCAGGAGTATGGCATCGACCATGAGGTTTGTGGCAAGGTAATTGTAGCGACAAATGGGCAGGAGTTACCACGCCTAGAAAACCTTTACCAACGCGGCTTAGAAAATGGCATAGAAGTTCAAAAAATTAGCCCCGAAGAAGTTAAGGAAATTGAACCTCACGTTAAATGTGTAGCGGGGATTCGGGTATTTTCAACTGGCATTGTAAATTATAAGCAAGTTTGCCTAAAATACGTCGAATTGATTCAACAACAAGGCGGAGATTTAAGGCTTAATACCAAAGTTTTGAAAATTTGCCCCAGTGGTAAAAATCACGTACTGGAAACCAATAAAGGCAATTTTGAAACCAGATTTGTGATCAATTGTGCCGGATTGCACAGCGATCGCATCGCTAAGTTAGGTGGAGTACAACCAAGCGCAAAAATTGTCCCCTTCCGGGGAGAATATTACGAACTCACCCCCGAAAAACGGTATTTGGTCAAAACACTCATTTACCCGGTTCCTAACCCCGAATTTCCCTTCCTCGGTGTCCATTTCACGCGGATGATTGACGGAAGTGTCCACGCTGGGCCGAATGCAGTGTTGAGTCTGAAGCGCGAAGGGTACAAAAAAACCGACTTTGACCTGAGAGACTTTGCGGAAGTCATGACCTACCCTGGTTTCTGGAAACTTGCAGGCAAACACGCCGACGAAGGTATCCAAGAAATCATTCGTTCCTTCAGCAAAGCCGCTTTCACCAGAAGTTTGCAAAATCTGATTCCCGAAGTCCAAGCGGAGGATTTAGTCCCCACCCATGCAGGGGTACGCGCCCAAGCTTTGATGGATGATGGCAAACTTGTAGACGACTTCTACATCGTTCCTGGTGAAAACTCCATTCATGTTTGCAATGCACCTTCACCAGCCGCGACTTCTTCCTTAGAAATTGGCAAAGCGATCGCTGCACAAATCCCCCAGCAATCACACCTTGAGAATGCGGTGATTGCATAGATAGTTAGGCAGGGGTAGGGGTCACTACTCAACCCTCCCCACTCTCCATTAACCAATATAGAGAATTTGACACAAATGAAAATTTTAGTAACCGGAACCGAAGGATATTTAGGTTGTTTATTGCCTTCTTTGTTAATTGGCAAAGGACATGAAGTAATTGGTGTAGATACTGGTTACTACAAAGTAGGCTGGCTATACAACGGTACTCCAATAACAGCGAAAACCCTCAATAAAGATATCCGCCACATCACCCCCGAAGACTTAGAAGGTGTAGAAGCGATCGTTCACATGGCGGAACTTTCCAACGACCCCACCGGACAATTAGCACCAAATATCACCTACGACATCAATCATATAGGTTCAGTCCGTTTGGCTAACCTAGCGAAAACAATGGGCGTACGGCGCTTCGTCTATATGTCTTCTTGTAGTGTGTATGGTGTTGCTACTGAAGGTGATGTCACAGAAGCATCCCCAGTTAACCCCCAAACAGCCTACGCAGAATGCAAAACCCTTGTAGAAAGAGATGTCACACTTTTAGCCGATGATGACTTCTCCCCTACCTTTATGCGTAACGCTACTGCTTTTGGTGCTTCTCCCAGAATGCGCTTTGATATTGTGTTGAACAACTTAGCAGGTTTGGCTTGGACTACCAAAGAAATCAAAATGATTAGTGATGGTACTCCTTGGCGGCCATTAGTCCATGCACTAGATATCTGCAAAGCCATAGTTTGTGCTTTAGAAGCGCCTCGTGATATTGTTCACAACCAAGTCTTTAACGTTGGCGATACTACAAACAACTACCGCGTCAAAGAAATTGCCCAAATCATCGCCGATACTTTCCCAGGATGTAAATTGTCCTTCGGTGATAATGGTGCAGATAATCGCAGTTACCGCGTATCTTTTGAGAAAATCAACACTGTTTTACCAGGATTTAAGTGTGATTGGGATGCACAAAAAGGCGCTAGACAATTATTTGATTTGTTCAGTCAAATAGATATGACTGAAGACACCTTCTTGTTTAGAGGCTTTACACGCTTGAAGCAGCTAGAATACCTCATCCGGACTGAACAAATTAACCAAGATTTCTTCTGGAATGTTAAGTAACACCTAAAAGTGCTTGGTCATTAGAGATTTGTAGTAAGGGCTTAAACCCTCGAATTTTCAATCAAGTAGGGCTAGAGCTTTTACTACTAATCTATCAAAATTCATGAGATGCGCTACAGGCTGATTTGAGATTAACTCCTTAACCGCAGCTTCTATCACAAAAATATCATTTTTAGCATTTTCTATTCTTATCCAAGTATCAGTCTCTCGGATTCTTATTCTTGATTATGAGCAAATTATTAACAATTGCCATTCCTACTTATAATCGTGCTAAGCTGCTTGACCAACAGTTAGCATGGCTGGCAAATGCTATCAAGGGATTTGAAGAATATTGTGAGATATTAGTTTCTGATAATTGTTCTACTGATAATACTCAAGGCATTATCCAAAAATGGCAGCATCAACTAAATAACGTCACCTTTAAGTCTAACAAACATTCAAAAAATTTAGGCGTAATGAAAAACATTATGTACTGCCTAAGTTCTGCGGAAACACAATATGTTTGGACAATTGGCGATGATGATCCTATACAAGATAGGGCTATTGCCTATGTCATCAATAAGATCAAACAGCATCAAAATTTAGGATTAATCTTTCTCAACTTTTCTGGTCGCAATAAAATTACTAATCAACCAGTATTCCCACCAACAATTATTGGGAATCGTTGGTTTGATGCTGATTGTGAAGATGGGTGTAGAGATAGTAAAGAAGTTTTTGAACATTGTTTTGCTAAAAGTGTAGGTGCAGTTATCTTCCTGAGTGCTAGCATCTATCGTACTGATTTGGTTAAGCAAGCTCTACAAAATTGGCCAGATGCAGCCAATAATTGGATATCTTTAGCATATCTGGCTGGTTATTGTGCTGCTAACGGTAATGTAATTGTCACAAAAGAAAATTTCTTAGAGTGTATTGTTGGTGTGAGCTATTGGCAGAAAGAGCCGAAATCAGCATTATTAATGCAATACAAACACATCCCCGAAGTGATTTTAAAACTTCGAGAAATTGGATATTCTAACCAATTTTGTCGGCAGATGCTTTTGCATAATTCTAAAGAAGTAGACTTGAAAGTTTTCTTGGGTGCTTTAAGAAGATGGCCAATATCTGCTGTTAAAACAGTTATCCCCTTTGTGGCTTTAGTGAGTTTGTCTGCTTTTGAAATGATGCCTTTTAAAGAGATAAGGGTTGCTGAAAATAGTGAGCCAATATCTCAACAATCCTCGGCAAACAACGATAGAAAATCACTCCAAAAATTACTGAATAAATAAAATTAGGTGTTTGTATGCTCAACACAATTAAAAACAAACTCTCTGCAATACATTCTGATTTTGCCTGCGAAGTAGAACGCTGGCAACATATAAAGAATTTACCATCTCTAGAAAAACGCGATCGCATCATTCTAGATACACTGAAAAAAGAGGGTGTTTATGTCACGACACTTGCAGATTTAGGTTTAAGCTCAACTCAAAATTTGCTCCAGGCTGCTAAACATCAATTGTCCCAGATGCAAAATGCTAACAACGAACATCTAGAACAAAAGTGGCCGCAAATTTATACAGTTACGGGTTTACCAGAGTTTTATACCTGGGGAACAGAGCAAAGACTACTAAGCATAATCGAAAATTATATTGGTCTTCCTATTAAATTTCACGGTGTACATTTACGTAAAGATTTTCCTAGCAATAATCAATTTGGAACTTTGCTATGGCATAGTGATGCAGAAGATCGTCGTCTGATTAAAGTTTTTGTGTACTTAAATGATGTGGAAGAAAAGACAGGACCATTCCAATACATTCCTCGTTCATTAACTCCCACATTTAGTTGGAATTATTTTCAACTTTACTACAAACTTTGGCAGTCAAGCTATATGGGTATCGACGATGAACAGGTCAAAGCAGTCATTCCCAAATCAGCTTGGAAATCATGTCCTGGTCCAGCAGGTACGGTCATTTTTGTAGATACCAAAAATACTTTACATCATGGGACAGTGCGGACGGAAGATCGCTCAACCCTCTTCTTTTGTTATACGGCCAATCCCCCAGAAAGACCAGACCTTTGTACACAATACTGGGATGATACTTATATTAGGGCTGACTTACTAGAATTAGAGAAAAATTCTGTCTAGTTTGATTTTTTGGTGTCAAGAATATCTTCATATTTGCGAAATAAATATACCTATTTCGGAAATTCACCACCAAGCATCATCTTCGTTTAATCATGAATAAATTACTCACTATTGCTCTCCCCACATATAATCGAGCTAAATTACTTGACCAACAATTAGCATGGCTAGCTAAAGCCATCAAAGGTTTTGAATCTGAATGTGAAATCATTATTTCTGATAATTGTTCAGAAGATAATACCCAAGAAATCGTGAAAAAATGGCAGATGGCTTTGCCTGAAACAGCTTTTCACTCTAACAGAAATAGTCAAAATCTGGGAGTGATGAGAAACATCGCTTATTGCCTTAATGCTGCAACCAGCCAATATGTTTGGACAATCAGTGATGATGATAAAATCGAGGACACAACGATTTCTTATCTCATCAACACATTAAAGACATCAGTTAATTTAGGACTGCTGATTTTAAATTTTTCTTGTCGCCATGAAGTAACAGGTGAGTTATTGTACGAACGCTGTTATCAGATTGAAGATGAAATTGTTGAGACTGATGGTAGGGCAGTTTTTGAACGTTGTATCCAAGAAAGTCGCTCTGGGGTACAACTAATGTCAGCCCAAGTATATAGAACAGATTTAGCACAACGTGCGTTAAAAACTTGGTCTGATGGGGTAAATAACTTAGATTATCAAGTATATTTAACTGGGTTCTGTGCTTTTCATGGAAATGTCAGAATCAGCAAAGATGTATATCTAGAAAATGCTTTTGGTGCTAGCCATTGGATGGTTAAACCAAAAATGTTGCTGAAAATGCAATATACATATTCACCAGAGGTAAATATCAAGCTGAAAGAAATAGGCTATTCAGATAGTTTTTGCAGAAACCTGGTTATCAATCATTTTAATAATAATAATTGGCGGGTTCTATTAGGGGCTTTAAGAAGATGGCCTGTTCTAGCATTGACCACAGTAATTCCTTACTTTGGGCTAGTCAGTTTATCAGTTTTAGAAACTATTATTCTTACTAAAGAAGGGGTTTCGCAAGAAGTTATCAGTAGAAGTAATAGTAACAACAGACGTGACTTAATGAAATCTGATAGTAAGACAAAGTGAGTCTCCCATGCTAACTACAGTCAAAGAGAAAATTGAAGCGCTAAACTCAGAAGTTTCCTATAGAGTCAAACTCTGGCAATATGCTCCCAATTTGCCTAAAGTAGAATCACGCGATCGCCTGATTGTTGATACTCTTAAAAGTGAGGGAGTTTACATCACTACACTACAAGAGTTAGGGCTTCCATCCACAGCACAATTACTTAAAGCTTCTCATACCTTATTACCAGGTATGGGACAAGGTAGCTATGCAGAATCAGCCCAAAATCCCCCAGAAATTTACACAGTTACCCACATACCTGATTTTTATAACTGGGGAAGTGAATCAAGACTATTGAATATTCTAGAAAATTATATTGGTCTTCCAGTCGCTTATCATGGCGTACAAATCCGCAAAGACTTTGTAAATGCCAATCAATTCAGTACAATGTTATGGCATAGAGATTCAGAAGATCGCCGCATTGTCAAAATTATCATTTACTTAAGTGATGTAGAAGAAAAACACGGGCCTTTTGAATATGTACCAGCATCGTTTACCTCTATAGATAGTTTGAATTTCTATCGACTTTACTACAAAATTCATAAGTCAGGTATCAACGATGAGGCATTAAATAAAATTGTGCCTAAATCAGCTTGGAAATCATGTACTGGCCCAGCAGGAAGCGTAATTATTGCTGATACCCAAAGACTTCTACATCATGGCACAGTCCGCACAGAAGAACGTTCAACTCTATTCTATGCCTACACTGCCAATCCTGCCAAAAGACCAGGACTTTGTACTCAATACTGGGATGATACTTTTCCTAAACCAAATTATAGCTAAAGTTCCTGTTTAGCTGATTCATCTGTGTAAAGACTAAGTGATTAGTCATTATTCTCCCATCATTAATTCATAGTTGAGAAACCCATGATTTTTACCGCTACATCACTCCAGGACGCATTTATTATTGATTTAGAAGAAAAACCAGATCATCGTGGTTTTTTTGCCAGAACTTTTTGTGCTAATGAATTTGCAGCCCACGGTTTAAAACCAGTAGTTGCTCAGTGTAACTTATCTTATAACTATAAAAAAGGTACACTGCGGGGGATGCACTATCAACTCAGACCAGCCGCCGAAACAAAACTAATTCGTTGTATTAAGGGCGCTATTTATGACGTAATTATTGATATGCGTCCCGAATCACCAACATTTTTATCACATATTGGTGTAGAACTCACTGCTGATAATCGTCGTGCTTTGTATGTACCAGAGATGTTTGCTCATGGTTATCAAGCCCTCACCGATGATGCAGAAGTGGTGTATCAAGTAGGTGAATTTTATACCCCAGGATATGAAAAAGGCCTGCGTTATAATGACCCATTCTTCAACATTGAATGGCCTTTAGATGTGACTGTAATTTCTGATAAAGATGCCAATTGGCCTTTATTAGAAACTATCCCCATCGGTAGCCCAGACCCAGTAGAAGCAGTTTGTTAAACAATACTGAGTTGTGAGTAAGATATTCTGCTTCTGTTGCTTGTTTTAGAAAATAAAGGATTAAGCAAAATGATTATTATTGATAACGCCTTAAAGGCTCGTGCTGCTGCTGGTAACCCCGTGAAAGTGGGAATGATTGGCGCTGGTTTTATGGGTCGGGGTATTGCCAACCAAATTATTAATTCAGTTCCAGGGATGGAGTTAGTTGCTATCTCTAACCGCAGTATTGATGGCGCGAAACGAGCTTATAGTGAAGCTGGTATCGAAGATATTGAAATTGTGGATTCTGTAGGTGAATTAGAAAGTGCGATCGCTCAAGGTAAGTATACTATTACCGAAGATGCCAAAATCATCTGCCAAGCCGAGGGTATCGATGCAATTATCGAAGTCACCGGTGCGGTAGAATTCGGCGCTCATGTAGTCATGGAAGCGATCGCCCACCGCAAACACGTTATCATGATGAATGCGGAACTTGACGGTACAATCGGCCCCATCCTGAAAGTCTATGCAGACAAAGCCGGGGTGATTCTCAGTGCTTGTGATGGCGACCAACCAGGGGTGCAAATGAATCTTTACCGATTTGTTCAAAGCATCGGTCTGACTCCCCTGCTTTGCGGTAACATCAAAGGCTTGCAAGACCCCTACCGCAACCCCACCACCCAAGAAGGATTTGCCAAGCGTTGGGGACAAAAAGCCCACATGGTAACCAGCTTTGCTGATGGTAGCAAAATTTCCTTTGAACAGGCGATCGTGGCTAACGCTACAGGTATGAAAGTCGCTAAACGAGGGATGTTGGGATATGACTTCACCGGTCATGTTGATGAGATGACCAATATGTACGATGTGGAACAACTCAAGCAGCTAGGCGGTATTGTTGATTATGTAGTTGGTGCAAAACCCGGCCCTGGCGTATATGTGTTTGCTACCCACGACGACCCCAAACAACGCCACTACCTCAACCTCTACAAATTAGGCGAAGGCCCCCTCTATAGCTTCTACACTCCCTACCACCTCTGCCATTTTGAGGTTCCCCTATCTGTAGCTCGTGCCGTCCTCTTCAGCGATGCTGTCATGGCTCCTCTAGCAGGCCTCTCGGTAGATGTCATCACCACTGCCAAAATAGACCTGAAAGCCGGAGAAACCCTAGATGGCATTGGCTACTACATGACCTATGGACAGTGTGAAAACTCCGATATCGTCCAACAGCAAAACCTCCTACCAATGGGTCTAGCAGAAGGATGTCGTCTCAAACGTGATATTCCTAAAGATCAAGTCCTCACCTACGATGATGTAGAACTACCAGAAGGCAGACTTTGTGACCAACTACGAGCCGAGCAAGACAAATATTTTGCCCCAGAAAAAGTTCTGGTAACTGTTGGTTAAGGGAACACCAAAAAATGACTCAATTCAAAATTCAAAATTCGTCTTGAAAAGTTTCCTACGGCGGGAAACCCCTCCTACAGCACTGGATTCACCGCCTACAGAACTTTTCGCAAAATTCAAAATGAATTAGCCGCAATTGATTGTTTGGTAGGGTGCGTCAGTGCGATAGAACCTAACTATACTCAGAAATTTTCATACTGACGCACCCTACTGGATAGTCTATTACCAATTACCAATTACCAAACTCAAAAACGCCCCCCTTTTCATCAACAGGGGGGCTGAAGCTATCTGAAAACAATTAATTTCCTAATTAAATAGCAAAATAATTCAAAAGATAGAATCAATTTTGAGTTTGTTTGTCAATACTATTATTTACTAGCGATCGCATCACTTATAATTCTACAAACTTCGATAAATGTATCAAAAAATAGTTAAAAAATATCATCCAAAATACCAAAATAATAACTAGTTTCTGCTGAAATATTTTAAGGCAAATCTTCACAAATTTAGACTGATATGAAAGTTGCTCTAGTCCATGATTATTTGACCCAGCGCGGTGGGGCAGAACGTGTATTTGAATTACTTTGTAAACGCTATCCTGAAGCCGATATTTTTACATCATTGTATGACCCAGAAAAAACTATTGATATGGGTGAGCGGATAGTTAACACAACATTCTTGCAAAAAATTCCTGGTGCAGCCAAATACTTTAGATTAATGGCTCCTTTATATTTTCCTGCCTTTCGGGCATTAGATTTACAAGATTATGACTTAATTATTAGCAGTAGCACCAGCTTCGCCAAAGCAGTTCGGAAAAAACCAGGTGCTAAACATATTTGCTTTTGTCATAATGTCACCCGTTTTCTATGGGATACAGAAACTTATTTAAGAGAGTATAGCGATTATAGATATTTGTCAGTTTTAATCGAAAAAGTATTTCAATTAATGCGAGATGTAGACCTGAAATATGCTCAGGAACCCGATATTTATATTGCTAACTCCAGCACTGTTGCCCGTCGTATTCAGCAGATTTATGGCAAACAGGCAATAATGATTAACTATCCAATTGATACTAGTAACTTTGTTTTCTCTGATACAAAAGACGAATATTATTTGGCATCAGCACGGATGATTAGTTATAAGCGCCTGGATATTATAGTCGAAGCTTTTAATTGGCTTGGATGGCCGTTAATCATCTCTGGGGATGGGCCAGAAAGAGAAAGATTACAAGCCAAAGCTTTGGATAATATTAAGTTTTTAGGTCATGTCAGTGACAACCAACGTAAGGAATTATTCTCTAAAGCTAAATCTATTATCGTAGCTGCTTTAGAAGACTATGGTTTAGTTCCTGTAGAGGCTAATGCTAGCGGTACACCAGTGATTGCTTTTGGTGCAGGTGGAGTCTTAGATACTCAAATAAACGGTCAGACTGGCGTATTTTTCAAGCGACAAACACCAGAATCTTTACAAAAAGCATTATTAGAGTCCGGAGAAATCACTTGGGATTATGAAAATATTCGTAATCATGCCGTGAATAATTTTTCTGAGCCAGTTTTCTTTAGTAAAGTTGAGCGAGTTATTACCCAAACTTGTAGCCTCAATTAAATCAGTAACTAGCCAAAAAGTGCTGAGTGGAAAATATTACTCATTACTCAGCACTTATTACTGATTACTCAACATTCATTTATTTTATTAGCGTCTCGAATACAAGGATCATCAAAGTGGTTCAAACTAATCTAAGTACAAATATAAACAGCGCTGATTCAGAACCCAGTTACGGCAAAATCTTTTCAGTTTTTCTGCGTAGGTCCCCTTGGTTCTTAACGGCATTTTTAACAACAATTGCCCTAGCAGCCCTGATGACTGCAAGAACCAAGCCTACTTACAAAAGCACAATGCAACTGTTAGTAGAACCTAACTATCAAGGCAAAAGAGAGGGTGGTACTCCAGAGACCCAGTTTCTCGAACCTGATATACAAATAGATACTGCTACACAACTGAACTTGATGCAAAGTTCAGGACTAATTCACAAAGCAGTTGACAAATTGCGATCAGAATATCCAAATATTACTGTAGCTGATATTAAAAATGCCTTAGTCTTAAATCAAGTTAGGACAAAAGAAGATAATGTCGCTACTAAAATTTTTCAAGTAGATTATACTTCTGGCGACCCTGAACAAACTCAAAAAGTTCTCGGTGCTATCAGGCAAGTCTATGTGGAATATAACAAACAGCAGCAAGACAACCGACTCAAAAAGGGTCTGCAAGTTATTAGAGAACAGTTGAGCAAAGCCAGTGAAGAAGTGAATGCAGCTGAAGCCAACTTACAAAGATTCCGCAGAAACCAAAATTTAATTAACCCAGAAGAACAAGCAAAAGCTCTAGAAGTTGCTTTAAATACTATTGAGCAAGAACGTCGTACTACTCGTTCTACATACGAAGAGGCTTTAGCAAAACAAAAATCTTTAGAAGAGCAATTAAATCGTTCTCCCAAAAATGCTTTAGTTACTTCTCGTTTGAGTCAATCCGTCCGCTACCAAGGCTTACTCAACGAAATTCAAAAAACAGAACTGTTACTAGCTCAAGAACGTTTACGCTTCACAGATGAAACCCCC contains:
- a CDS encoding glycosyltransferase family 2 protein, with the protein product MNKLLTIALPTYNRAKLLDQQLAWLAKAIKGFESECEIIISDNCSEDNTQEIVKKWQMALPETAFHSNRNSQNLGVMRNIAYCLNAATSQYVWTISDDDKIEDTTISYLINTLKTSVNLGLLILNFSCRHEVTGELLYERCYQIEDEIVETDGRAVFERCIQESRSGVQLMSAQVYRTDLAQRALKTWSDGVNNLDYQVYLTGFCAFHGNVRISKDVYLENAFGASHWMVKPKMLLKMQYTYSPEVNIKLKEIGYSDSFCRNLVINHFNNNNWRVLLGALRRWPVLALTTVIPYFGLVSLSVLETIILTKEGVSQEVISRSNSNNRRDLMKSDSKTK
- the rfbC gene encoding dTDP-4-dehydrorhamnose 3,5-epimerase translates to MIFTATSLQDAFIIDLEEKPDHRGFFARTFCANEFAAHGLKPVVAQCNLSYNYKKGTLRGMHYQLRPAAETKLIRCIKGAIYDVIIDMRPESPTFLSHIGVELTADNRRALYVPEMFAHGYQALTDDAEVVYQVGEFYTPGYEKGLRYNDPFFNIEWPLDVTVISDKDANWPLLETIPIGSPDPVEAVC
- a CDS encoding NAD(P)H-dependent oxidoreductase; amino-acid sequence: MIIIDNALKARAAAGNPVKVGMIGAGFMGRGIANQIINSVPGMELVAISNRSIDGAKRAYSEAGIEDIEIVDSVGELESAIAQGKYTITEDAKIICQAEGIDAIIEVTGAVEFGAHVVMEAIAHRKHVIMMNAELDGTIGPILKVYADKAGVILSACDGDQPGVQMNLYRFVQSIGLTPLLCGNIKGLQDPYRNPTTQEGFAKRWGQKAHMVTSFADGSKISFEQAIVANATGMKVAKRGMLGYDFTGHVDEMTNMYDVEQLKQLGGIVDYVVGAKPGPGVYVFATHDDPKQRHYLNLYKLGEGPLYSFYTPYHLCHFEVPLSVARAVLFSDAVMAPLAGLSVDVITTAKIDLKAGETLDGIGYYMTYGQCENSDIVQQQNLLPMGLAEGCRLKRDIPKDQVLTYDDVELPEGRLCDQLRAEQDKYFAPEKVLVTVG
- a CDS encoding glycosyltransferase, encoding MKVALVHDYLTQRGGAERVFELLCKRYPEADIFTSLYDPEKTIDMGERIVNTTFLQKIPGAAKYFRLMAPLYFPAFRALDLQDYDLIISSSTSFAKAVRKKPGAKHICFCHNVTRFLWDTETYLREYSDYRYLSVLIEKVFQLMRDVDLKYAQEPDIYIANSSTVARRIQQIYGKQAIMINYPIDTSNFVFSDTKDEYYLASARMISYKRLDIIVEAFNWLGWPLIISGDGPERERLQAKALDNIKFLGHVSDNQRKELFSKAKSIIVAALEDYGLVPVEANASGTPVIAFGAGGVLDTQINGQTGVFFKRQTPESLQKALLESGEITWDYENIRNHAVNNFSEPVFFSKVERVITQTCSLN